The proteins below come from a single Metarhizium brunneum chromosome 1, complete sequence genomic window:
- the crp-6 gene encoding 40S ribosomal protein eS27 has translation MVLAVDLLNPSPAAEAKKHKLKTLVPAPRSFFMDVKCPGCFTITTVFSHAQTVVICQGCTTVLCQPTGGKARLTEGCSFRRK, from the exons ATG GTTCTCGCTGTTGATCTTCTGAACCCTTCGccggccgccgaggccaagaagcacaaGCTCAAG ACCCTGGTGCCCGCGCCCCGATCTTTCTTCATGGACGTCAAGTGCCCCGGCTGCTTCACCATCACGACCGTCTTCTCACACGCCCAGACTGTCGTCATCTGCCAGGGATGCACCACCGTTCTGTGCCAGCCCACTGGTGGCAAGGCCAGATTAACCGAGGGCTGCTCTTTCCGAAGAAAGTAA
- the GATA gene encoding Glutamyl-tRNA(Gln) amidotransferase subunit A, with translation MRPACVRCSALHPHIHVRAPRTPLRSRRAAPAACLDPSWQSMPQCRSQSTSCNHFVDSERIHPASPPPQLLPSAKPFRLAVKDNIATAEFPTQCASRILRGHKSPYEATIVTQLRARGGIVVGKTNMDEFGMGSHATNSMHGAVSNHLSADEPISAGGSSGGSAVAVMLGEADIALGTDTGGSIRLPASYTGAVGYRPSYGMISRYGVFPYANSLDTVGMLAREVKPILHLLVETKLDEEHDPNDPTSLSPASRRRCAKACPPLLEDMSKLTVGIPLEYNVAELDPLVRQAWVEAATALESAGVNIVPVSLPSTKEALCVYYVLAPAEASSNLAKYDGVRYGARGEHGDAGGDTLYSETRGAGFGPEVRRRILLGTYSLSSEAMDNYFVQAQKVRRLIRQDFDKVFKRDNPLHEAAQFDLSDMDAETALQDKQGPPQVDFLLSPTATSFAPTLNDVLTKSSLEAYMGDVFTVPASLAGLPAVSVPSGRLGEGRLPLGLQLIGQYWDDKRVLAMAERLKALAA, from the exons ATGAGGCCAGCTTGCGTGCGCTGCTCGGCTCTTCATCCGCACATACACGTACGAGCACCAAGGACGCCTCTGCGCTCCCGCAGAGCTGCCCCCGCTGCGTGCCTCGATCCATCATGGCAGTCCATGCCGCAGTGTCGCTCCCAGAGCACAAGCTGCAATCACTTTGTGGACAGTG AAAGAATACACCCAGCCTCTCCTCCGCCGCAGCTGCTCCCTTCTGCGAAGCCCTTCAGGctcgccgtcaaggacaaCATTGCAACGGCCGAGTTCCCGACACAATGCGCCTCTCGCATCCTCCGCGGCCACAAATCACCTTACGAAGCTACAATCGTCACTCAGCTGCGTGCGCGgggcggcatcgtcgtggGAAAGACTAACATGGACGAGTTCGGCATGGGCTCCCACGCGACAAACTCCATGCATGGCGCCGTGAGCAACCACCTTTCTGCGGATGAGCCAATCTCTGCGGGGGGCAGCTCTGGGGGCAGTGCCGTTGCTGTCATGCTTGGGGAAGCGGATATCGCCCTGGGAACCGATACGGGCGGTTCAATCCGTCTGCCTGCGTCGTACACGGGAGCTGTAGGCTACCGCCCGAGCTACGGCATGATTTCGCGCTACGGCGTGTTTCCCTACGCCAACTCACTGGACACTGTGGGAATGCTGGCCAGAGAGGTGAAGCCAATTCTCCATCTTCTAGTGGAAACCAAGCTGGACGAGGAGCACGACCCCAACGACCCGACGTCATTATCTCCAGCCTCGAGGCGACGATGCGCCAAAGCATGCCCGCCGCTTCTGGAAGACATGTCCAAGCTCACTGTTGGCATTCCCCTGGAATACAACGTTGCCGAGCTGGACCCCCTTGTGCGACAGGCTTGGGTGGAAGCTGCCACAGCGCTGGAGTCGGCCGGCGTGAACATCGTGCCGGTGTCTCTGCCGTCAACCAAGGAAGCATTATGCGTGTACTACGTCCTTGCCCCCGCCGAGGCATCCTCCAACCTCGCCAAGTACGACGGCGTTCGATACGGCGCGCGAGGGGAGCACGGAGACGCCGGGGGCGACACGTTGTACTCGGAAACACGGGGAGCCGGCTTCGGCCCCGAGGTCAGGCGTCGCATCTTGCTGGGCACCTACAGCCTCAGCTCTGAAGCAATGGACAATTACTTTGTCCAGGCGCAAAAGGTCCGCCGGCTGATCCGGCAGGACTTTGACAAGGTGTTCAAACGGGACAACCCGCTCCATGAAGCGGCGCAGTTTGACCTCAGCGACATGGATGCCGAGACGGCTCTGCAGGACAAGCAGGGTCCTCCGCAGGTAGACTTCCTGCTGTCGCCGACTGCGACGTCATTCGCACCGACGCTGAATGACGTGCTTACAAAGAGCAGTTTGGAGGCGTACATGGGGGATGTCTTCACCGTGCCCGCGAGTCTGGCTGGCCTACCTGCCGTCAGCGTGCCGTCGGGGAGGCTCGGGGAGGGCCGGTTGCCGTTGGGACTCCAGTTGATTGGGCAGTATTGGGATGATAAGCGggtgttggccatggcggagaGATTAAAGGCGCTGGCGGCATAG
- the PLP2 gene encoding Phosducin-like protein 2, giving the protein MAAPGDQRIAVPIDDPNADTEWNDILRKHGVIPEKPPSPTPMIEEAILQGRRLAHENRLEGKDLDELDELEDFEDDEFLDQYRQKRMAELNNLQKKSIHGSVYPISKPDYQREVTEASQKGPVFVNLTSGTGTNVESRVLSELWRQAANEYGDVKFCEIRANQAIENYPDRNCPTILVYNNGEIVKQVVTLVTLGGVRTNMRHIDNLLVEVGAVSESDMRIIKRRQAAEDAEEERLAGKSIKTGTAGRSRNNDEDDDDWD; this is encoded by the exons ATGGCGGCCCCTGGTGATCAACGGATCGCTGTTCCTATTGACGATCCCAACGCAGACACAGAGTG GAACGACATCCTGCGAAAACATGGAGTCATTCCCGAAAAGCCACCAAGTCCTACTCCCATGATCGAGGAGGCTATTCTCCAAGGGAGAAGACTGGCGCATGAGAATCGGCTCGAGGGTAAAGATCtcgacgagctggacgagCTAGAGGATTTCGAAGACGATGAATTTCTGGACCAATATCGCCAAAAACGAATGGCAGAGCTCAACAACCTGCAAAAAAAGTCCATCCACGGCAGCGTGTATCCAATATCGAAGCCAGATTACCAGCGCGAAGTTACAGAGGCATCCCAGAAGGGGCCTGTATTCGTCAATTTGACGTCGGGTACAGGGACCAATGTGGAATCGCGAGTTCTGTCAGAGCTCTGGAGACAGGCTGCCAACGAATATGGAGACGTCAAGTTTTGTGAAATCAGAGCAAACCAAGCGATTGAGAACTACCCAGACCGGAATTGCCCCACGATTCTGGTCTACAACAACGGGGAAATTGTTAAGCAGGTAGTAACACTAGTGACCCTTGGAGGTGTCCGAACGAATATGCGCCATATAGATAATCTTCTTGTGGAAGTCGGCGCGGTTTCAGAGTCGGATATGCGCATTATAAAGAGACGGCAAGCTGCCGAGGATGCAGAGGAAGAACGACTTGCCGGCAAGAGCATAAAGACTGGCACGGCGGGCCGATCAAGAAAcaatgatgaagatgacgacgactggGACTAA
- the PR38A gene encoding Pre-mRNA-splicing factor 38A, translating into MPQSDTVQADARRFLDERGSTAALAPNGLNPATIMEKAVKDRIVESYFYKEQCFALNEADIVDRVVEHVRFVGGTHGDAQKPSPFLCLAFKLLELGPSEAVVREYLSYGGEHFKYLRALACFYYRLTRRAADVHRALEPFLGDRRKLRTRGRRGAALTYVDEFVDGLLTRERVCATSLWKMPPREVLEDLDELEPRVSPLGDLEDILDEEDEGEGEGEEGPRDEDAEEGEVGGDMDVDREEGGLSRSGSRSP; encoded by the coding sequence ATGCCTCAAAGCGACACGGTCCAGGCCGACGCGCGCCGGTTCCTCGACGAGCGCGGGTCGACGGCGGCCCTGGCCCCCAACGGCCTCAACCCGGCGACCATAATGGAAAAGGCCGTCAAGGACCGCATCGTCGAGTCCTACTTCTACAAGGAGCAGTGCTTCGCCCTCAACGAGGCCGACATCGTCGACCGCGTCGTCGAGCACGTCCGCTTCGTGGGCGGCACGCACGGCGACGCCCAGAAGCCCAGCCCCTTCCTGTGCCTGGCCttcaagctcctcgagctgGGGCCCTCCGAGGCCGTGGTGCGCGAGTACCTGTCCTACGGCGGCGAGCACTTCAAGTACCTGCGCGCCCTGGCCTGCTTCTACTACCGCCTGACGCGGAGGGCGGCCGACGTGCACCGCGCGCTGGAGCCCTTCCTCGGGGACCGGCGCAAGCTGCGCACGCGGGGGAggcgcggcgcggcgctGACCTACGTGGACGAGTTTGTTGATGGTCTGCTGACCCGCGAGAGGGTCTGCGCGACGAGCTTGtggaagatgccgccgcgggaggtgctcgaggacctggacgagctggagcCCAGGGTTAGTCCGCTGGGCGACTTGGAGGATAttctggacgaggaggacgagggcgagggcgagggcgaggaggggCCACGGGATGAGGACGCtgaggagggcgaggttgGAGGCGATATGGATGTGGACAGGGAGGAAGGGGGGTTGAGTAGGTCTGGGTCGAGGTCGCCTTGA